A segment of the Trifolium pratense cultivar HEN17-A07 linkage group LG7, ARS_RC_1.1, whole genome shotgun sequence genome:
TTATTTATCTCTCTCATAAATCTATCAAAACAAACATAGTGTATGAGATTAGAAGTGGATCTCTATTAGGCGATGTCTGTTTTGGTTTTTCATTGGTGTTCCATTTATATATGGTGTCTTTGTTTTGTAGTTTCTCTTACCGGTCTTTATATATTCTTCTTATGCATCAATATTTCTATATATCGAAAAGTGAACTTCTTAAATTAAGTACTAGAGGGTATTTTCCAAGCCAAACCCAACAATCcaataaatcaataaatagttaaaaaaaaaaatcttaatactatcatattatttttattattgtatatTATATGCTTCAGAAAAGAAATTATATACGACAatcttgtcaaaaaagaaaaaatacaaaattcagTCCAAAAGGATTAGGGTTGATGATGATGTGTCAACGCAAAACGTATTATCTTCGCGTATTTGGACACATGTCCACTTATAACCGGACAAAAATTTCtttgaaataaaacatataaaattaacTATTAGCTAGAAGACATGTGTTCCATTCTTACTCCATGAATGAAGTCAACGATTCCTTACACTATTCAAGTGTTCACATAATAAGCTTTCTAGTAAAACAATCTTCAGGTTGCTTCCTCTATTTTAGCATCTATGGCCATATATTTTCAAAAGCCATTGAAAATCTGGTGGCAAAATTCATCAACTCTTTATCTAACAATGTAGGATTTATAAGTCAAATGCTTTTTTAGTtcatagtttttgtttttttcttcaaaataatactattatATTATCCATGAGATCTCAAACGATTGTTGTTCCTGTTTTGTAAGTTACAACCAGCATATTTCACTTTGATGTCATCACTTTGATGTTGCTTGCTAAATGCAAAGTCCTTGTAGTAATTCACTGTAGACATGCTGGTCTTTTTGCCACGTATTAATACAAAGAGAATAGTCCAGAAGAGgagtatatataataataataataataataataataataataataataataataataactaattagTTAACACATACAACAATTGTGTAGCTCAAATAGTAACTCAATTGGAGTGGTCGGGATTCGAACTCCGGATTCcacatttctccacatttaaatgtgtgggACTCTAATCACtagattatttgaagaaaaaaaaaacacataccACAATTATTGCTACAAGTAGTGATAAGAAATTTTAGCGTTTTAAGCATTTAATTATGAAGGATTTCCGGTTGAAGACAAATATTATCTTGTGTGTCCGACACAATCTATCTATGACGatgattaattattattaaataacgatgaaaattttatatttataactcTTTTTAAAAGGTCAATGAGTACAAAGATGAGATCTAAGatatcccaactatgttggtaCCATCAAGAAATCACCTATATGGTTCTCGAgaattatataaaacaaaaataagaataaaaataatacatagGGACCTTGGGGGACTATACCAGAATCCAAAGTGTAAAAATATCTCTGCCTCGTTAAAAGTCTTACTAAGGAAAATTCAATAAGCTAAAACCTTGATCTTAGAAATGGGTATTGgtcctaactcatccttacaaaattggcttgtaaggtgaggattgtcacttgcttataaacacttgtcAAGGTCATCTCACAAcagatgtgagacttcttaacacaccccctcacgcccagcattattgggcttggtgcgtggatataaacggtgggtgacccgatagcggaaacctgataacaagtggcccaacggatcggggagagactctgataccatcttagaaatgagtatttggtctaactcatccttacaaaaccggcttgtaaggtgaggattgccaccttataaacacttgtcaagatcatctcacaaccgatgtgagacttcttaacacttGATGAAAAAGAGAGtgcaaagattaaaaaaaaaaattaggcataaacaacaaaattaacaaaacctATATAAAggtaaacatatatatatatagcctattgttattattagtaGATAAACCAACGTTTGTCATTTTATCGGCACAACAATTATCTTCTATAAAAATGTGAATTACTTTGAAatctatttgtgaaagaagatacATGTGATTCTGTCATCTGTTGTAAAGAGTCCAAGGGATATTGTGTGGTTGATTGAAAGTCAATGTAACCAATTGTGAGAATTCGTTTCTAGCTAAAGATGATGTCCACCCATATATCAAAAGCAATTTTGATGGCTAAATAATAGCTCCCATAAATTCAGCTTGGAGAGCAAAAGCATAACAACCTAAAAAATTAGCTTAATGGCCACTAAGCACACCACCTCAATCTGATTGTAAGGATTAATATCATGATCAGCTCCATCTGAGTTGCATTTAGTCCAAGATATTAAAGGTGGATGCCAAAAGATCTCCTGAATTTTATGAGTCTTTGAAGGATGAATTTTCACGTTAAAAGCTTTAATAAGAATCACAAATTCTACCATGTTAGAAGCggtttttcgtaaaaaaaaaaaaaaacggttgAAATGTTAGTATAATTTTCAGTGAGAGAAATATTAGAAATAATAGTATTAACAACAACTCTCCAATCTATTTTCTTATCCTGAAATCTACAACTATTACATACCGCAAAACCAAATAgtgttaaaaatattaataattccACTCTGGATGGCCAGCTTACATTGGCCACACAAAACCTTATCCCAAGAGGCGAGGATATGTTCTCGACATTAGTGTCAATATGTATATCAATGATATTTTGCAACCAACTCTAAATTTGATTGGTAAAAGGACAAAGACAAAAAAGATGCAAAGAGAATTCTAGGTTAGCACCACAAAGATCACATTTAGAAACAATGCACAACCTCTAGAACAAAGGTTTTCATCGGTTGGTTATTAGCTTATCATGAATGAAGACATATTTTAGTGCTCAAGAAATTAAAACTATGAAACTTAATTTGATCTCtctaaaaagtgaaaacaaattttagtacttgagaaaagaaaaaaataaaatttgtcaaGAAATAATAAAACTGTTTCACACTAAAATTGCATATTCTTAGTATAGTTTCTAATGGTTTGTAACCTGACCCGAATTGCACCAAAAGCCTAATCTCATTAACACTTTAACGTGACAATGTCACATTTTTAACACGGATTTGAGTGTAGTTGGTTAAAAACGGGGTTCTTTTAATCCCCATTTTGCACTAGTAAAATTATTAGTAGTAGACGATATAcgttgaaatttcaaaataatattacacCCTTAAATAAATAACGATAcgttgaaaaaatatatattgtatatgCATGCATGGTTTCCCTTGCGTTTCGTACATGGTTATCCATCGTATCTTGACCTATTCTTCAAAATCCCAGTGTTGCTGGAGGCCTCAATAACAGTCATGCGTCACCATATCTATATATTgtgtattttaattaattattttaaagtacACATCATATACATTGATCATCAATCACATAGTATATGCTTGTTTTTGGCAATCACACTTTGAGCAAAATTGGAAGCTTGGTTGCGACTTGCTTAttctaaattaatttataattagctgaataataataatatatatgtttataatgTGAATGTTGTTATATATGTTATTGTTGTGTGGTTATCAAAACTCCAACAAActtgtaattaattaaaaaataaatccaacaaaacTTTGAATCTTTGCATGGCTTTGTTTcgttattgttttttgttatgtTAATGGTTGCGTGCGAGGTGCATGGCTCTGAGCTACACGTAGGATGATCACACCATAGCTTAAAAGAATATATTGCATTATGATGACGCTCTAATGTTTACTAATTGGGAAATGCATGGaactttaattaaaataaaaaattaaacaaacttaattcatatcattaactaataaatgttcaatacataaggaaatactctcaaatctatggaaactagcttaaacattggccgccctagcaagagtatAAACAACCAAATTCGCTTGTCttctaacaaacttaacctcaaagtttacataagaagatgacataagaagaataatgttgttaacaattaaactaaattccgaattgccccgtcttctcgaatggatagcgtcaaccaacaactttgagtcactttcaaattgaactcgtTCAAATCCACAATGAATAGCCTCTTTCATAGCATGTAATAGTGTCAATGTTTCGTCTTTCACtatgaaataaaaaagttgCTGCAATTGAGTCAAGTCAGCCACAAAATGCCCATTAATATCATAAAATCAAAGGGTTTGCAATGTTGGCGCTTAAACAAACTCACACGTGATACAGAGTGAGGGTATGATTACAATTTAAGAATGCAACAATAATTTTTTGGCAACTCATTCAATTTGAAGATGGGCCGAGCCCAAACAAGAGAAGGAAGTGAATATAAATTCTCTTTAGGCCTTCGTGATTTTTTGTACCCCTCGaaaatccaattttgccctaaaaaattcggttcgtagaaatcaaaatttttttttagtttaaattcaggaaaaatttgataaacagaaaccgaagtttttatagtcaaaaaaaaaaaatccaaggaATGAAAAAGAAACACGAAGAACCTAAAGAGAAATTTTCGAAAGTGAATGCCTTGTTAATTTCCCAATTCCCAAAACTATAACAACTTGGCTAGAAATATCTGAAAACTATTCTTTTAGCCTCCAGCATTGCTCTTAGGCtctttaaatatttgaaattatcCTTCAAATACAATCCAAACAGGTAGGATTTTGGAAGGTAATTTTTGAAACTTACTAACATAGGaatcttttttaaatttttttacaggTTTCGATAAGTGAATTTGGATCTTTTAATTTTCAGCACTTTCTCTCATTTTCCTCGTACCGCCATAATCTTAACCattcatttaatattttctctctctcttcttttttttctttgtagcTGAAtcaacaattaaattttttttaaaaaaaaagaaaagagaaagttGCACATAAAAAACTGAAAAGTATCCAAATTCAATATAAATAGGTTCTCCATGATTCTTGAAGCAATCCTTCATCCTTACAAGATCCTTCTCCATGATTTCATCATCAATGGATCTTGCAAGCTGCTTAATGTTATTTCATGTCTTGATCACATATGAATTGATTTTATAATTCAATTGACTATGAGAATAGGAATTGAATTTAGACCTAGATTAGTTGTTCAGTGTTCAATTGCTTTAGAAATAAATGGATTGTTCATTGTGAGTTATATATGGATCAATGTTTTCAAATCCTCGATTGATTAAAAATCTTACCAAGAAATTGGGCATTTGTGGTTAATCGAGAGGATTAGGTACCAAGACATTGGACTTAATCAATTAAATTGTTCTCTCTTAGTTTCATGAAAGTACTTTGTTAGAATTCGCTCAATTACCAAATTACATACAATCGAATGAATCGAAATGGATCCGACCGTTCTTACCTTTTTGTGAAATACTGAAATTTAGTCTTAATTTCAAGTATCCTTTAGATGAAAATCCCCCCTATGtcttttataatttctttaagtaagtgtttcaattgtgttGTTTATAGAGTAGTACAATCCCTGAGAATCGaatattttattacttgacAGCTATAAAGTTCACTTGTTATAAAAAACTAACAGAGCATTTAACCTATAAGCTATAAATTATATGCTAGTTTATTTGTCTTCTCAAACGTAGCCATAGTAAAATGAGTTGGTGGTTCATAAGATAGcaaactaaaatttaaattttaacaaaagaagtatctatatctatatttaaatttaaattctctAATTACATGggacaaaagtaaaaaataaaaacacacaaaCTATTAAAAGACAATGATAGCACCTTTGTTAGGATTTAAAAGCTTCAAGTCCTTGTTCAATAACAGAACAGAAATATTCAAATTCTCCACTTTTGAATACCAACCCAACCTCAATTCCACCATCTCTATCTCCACTTTCAGCAATAGACATACACTTAAAAGAATGCATCATTTCAACTTTAACAGGTTTTCCAAATCCAAAATCAGTCTCATAAACATTAAACTTAGGTGAACCTGTCACCAACAAAACACTTCCAAATTCAAACATATTCTTAAATGTATCTCTCCATTCTTCAACATTTTTAAAAGGTTCATTTTTCATTTCACTTATTGCCCTTTCAATTACCTTAACAGCTTTCACAAAACCATCTTCACCTTTCATATCTTTTCTCTTCACTGTTGCATGACATAGTGTTAAACAATTCCCAAAATACCCTTCTGGTATTTTGTACCCAAGTCTATCTCTACAATCACCTGCAAAACGAAAAAACTCTTCTTTTTCATCATTATTATCATTTCTATATCTTGTTTTAACCAAATTAGCCCAAACAAAACCACAAGTTACAACAAATTTAGATAAAAATTGTGGCTTTATAATTTCATGATCATTTTTATTCCATTGACTAAGTACCCATTTTTTCATTCTCTCAATTTCTTCTTTTCCAAAAACAATAGTTGCTTTAAAATAATCTTCAACCACTTCATGATGTTCTTTAAtagtttgagtttgagtttgaccAATGAGTTTATTCTTCcatgtttttctttcttcaaaatAGTCTCTTAAGAAAACATTCTCAAGTAACCCTTTTGGGTCCCTCAAAATATCTCTATCAAAACAAGGCGTTGACTTTAAGTCAACACCTTCAAATTTTCCATGGATTAAAGACCAAGTCTTCATGAAATGACTACAACAATTATCATCCATAACATGACAATATGTGATTGCAATGCAAAGACCATTGTTAGGAAAAACAGAAGCTTGCAAAGACAACAAAGGAAAGACAAAGGTGTTGTTATCTTCGTTGTCATTGTCATTGTCATCGTGGATTGTTTTATGTGTTAATTTTGGAACAAGGTGGTTAAAGTCTTTCATATTTTTGAGTTTGTAATTGGCTGAAAGATGGTTGAAATCTTCGGAAGATTCGACGATGGTAAAAGGGACAGAGTCTTTTTCAGTGCAGAGAATGAAGGGTTTATTTGGTGGCGGCGGAGAGATGAGATTTCCAGCAAGAGGGAAGAAATGTTGAAGAGTGAGAGATAGTGATTGTTTGAGAGATGGAAAAGTTGTTTGGCAAAAATGGTTTGTCGACTGAGGAAATCGATAGAAGAATTGGCGTCGAACATAGATTGGACCTGCTAAAGGTAAGTCAAGAAATGTAAGAGGAAGacaaatttttgttgttgatgatggaAAAATCATAGTTTGTTCAATAAGCTTATGTTTTGTTCCTATAAGCTCTGCCATGAATTCTATGAAATTTGAAGGATGTGATGAGAAGCTATTGTAATGAAgcaatttatatactttttcaAAGGAAATTTCTGAATAACTTGAATGAAAATCAAAGGAAAAGTAACTAAGCATATACTAtgatttatttacaatttttttatatgaaatgtTATTTCCTACTAGTTAAAGTAAATATATTAAAGGATAGAATGAGTGGAAAATGTTGTTGAGTACAAATAAGTTCTTGGTAAGGGGTGGGAGGAAACAAGGAAATTTCTGAAACATATATTATAGTTACTGAGTCAAGTCTTTGTATTTATGTTTGTCTATTAGCTTTGTGATTTCATGTTTTCTAGCTAAGTCTTCTTTGCATGATTTTTTAATGCCTCAGTCTGAAAACAATCTTTAGTCTTCTTTGCAGGATAGTAGGAAACTCAGGActgattaaaataacaaaagataagtCTTCTTtgcatgattatttttttgCCTCTGTGTTGTGGATGTATCGAAAACAATTTTTAGTCAGACTATACTTATTTTTAGATGAAATCCGGATTATCATGGTATCATCCCTTAAAAACCGAAAGTTGTTATAAGATTAATTGACATCATGgtgtcaaaattattttaacacCAAATATTATCCTTCCAATCtaatttaataaaatcaaaGCCGCAACTGAATGCAACTGAATGTTTTAACTTCTATCAAGAATTGTACAATCACACATTTAGCAATCATTCTGCCTGTATTAAAGAAAATTGAATTGACTCGCTCATTACTGTATGTCAAGTGCAATTCTTGcccaaacctttttttttactaaaaaccAACTATCtttattcattcaaaatcattacatattcaagttcgctaaaaactaaaagGATTATATGAATTAGTCACTGCActcgagttaatagcataaaacggcctAATGGCAAAGCCTACAATTTATGACAAAATTCAAATGTCTAAAACTGTCATGCCTCTGGACCTGCAACGTTGAAGTGCTAAAGTCATTGAATTATCAAGTTCTTTGCTCATTCACATGCTACAGAAGTACAGATATCATCAAGTTGGCCTTGAAAGATGTTCATGAAATTAGCCATTTGAGACCTCTCGAGGGACAAACCAATCTCAATTCCACTTCCACCATCTCTACAATCAGATAGAGAAATAATACCGGACGAATCATGATGAACTACATCAGATTTCTTAGGCTTCCCCCACCCAAAATCAGTCCCATAAACATCAAGTTTAGGTGATCCAGAAACCAGTACAACAGACTTACCTGGTTTAAATAATTCCTTAAAATCAACAATCATCGTTTCAGATCCTAACACAGCATCACTCTTGAAATCTCTTATCCTCATATCAATACCATTTGCCGCGACAACAATGCCATCTTTTCCAACTAACTCACATCTGTTTACAGCCACAATATAAGATGCAAGACAATTTCCAAAATAAGTTTTTGGTAATGAAAATTCAGGACGACCGCGGCAATCTGCAAAAAACAGGAAGTACGAAGTAGCATagatcatcatcaacaacaatagAATCACCTTGATCACTTTGCTCCGAGTTTACCATACAGAACCAAATCAAGGAACATGTTACCACAAAAGTTGACATGTCTTGTGATGTTTCTATACATTTATCAACTACCCACTTCTtcaatttctgaatttgttcaTGACTCAACACTAAACAAGTTCGTACATT
Coding sequences within it:
- the LOC123898322 gene encoding malonyl-coenzyme A:anthocyanin 3-O-glucoside-6''-O-malonyltransferase-like, producing MAELIGTKHKLIEQTMIFPSSTTKICLPLTFLDLPLAGPIYVRRQFFYRFPQSTNHFCQTTFPSLKQSLSLTLQHFFPLAGNLISPPPPNKPFILCTEKDSVPFTIVESSEDFNHLSANYKLKNMKDFNHLVPKLTHKTIHDDNDNDNEDNNTFVFPLLSLQASVFPNNGLCIAITYCHVMDDNCCSHFMKTWSLIHGKFEGVDLKSTPCFDRDILRDPKGLLENVFLRDYFEERKTWKNKLIGQTQTQTIKEHHEVVEDYFKATIVFGKEEIERMKKWVLSQWNKNDHEIIKPQFLSKFVVTCGFVWANLVKTRYRNDNNDEKEEFFRFAGDCRDRLGYKIPEGYFGNCLTLCHATVKRKDMKGEDGFVKAVKVIERAISEMKNEPFKNVEEWRDTFKNMFEFGSVLLVTGSPKFNVYETDFGFGKPVKVEMMHSFKCMSIAESGDRDGGIEVGLVFKSGEFEYFCSVIEQGLEAFKS